In Candidatus Desulfofervidus auxilii, one genomic interval encodes:
- the fliD gene encoding flagellar filament capping protein FliD, translated as MATITFSGIASGIDFDAMVNALIETERQNRITPIENQISNWEQKLSAIQEINSKLLSFYSICQSMDTEAEFLIKNATSSDETILTAYATSEAQVGNHSIVVNQLAKVEKEVHTNGEASQDTVVNNSGGDLTFKYQYAGGSIITVTVPDQTTLSGLKDLINNDPNNPGVTASILYDGTNYHLVLTGNDMGANNTIVIDPDSTATLTNYQNGSFTESQTASNAQIRVDGYPPDPDWIERTTNEINDVIEGVTLSLKNTGTASITISIDKDSITEKVNEWLDAFNEVRSVIKQYTYYDPDSGEAGVLNGNYATQIVKSRLDRIVVENQPGFLDGEETYINLSQLGFYTDTQEGSETQGLLLLDESVFNDALNDHPEALAEVFSANFEAVTNDNQITYYSHTTNTKPGIYEVEIDIDNARGRFKPQGEDWHPWVALEGSPGDYYLTGESGYKEEGLALHITYSSGSHTAQIRLKNGVATELSRELKDLTSASSGPFNIIDEHYNEIIESFEQKIERQEKYLEQYENRLRESFSRLEAFLSRMDTLSSYLTQLASQATNNQQY; from the coding sequence ATGGCTACTATTACCTTTTCTGGAATAGCAAGTGGGATTGATTTTGATGCCATGGTTAATGCGCTTATAGAGACAGAGCGCCAAAACCGGATAACTCCCATTGAAAACCAAATATCTAATTGGGAACAAAAGTTATCCGCAATTCAGGAGATTAACAGTAAACTTCTCTCTTTTTACAGCATTTGCCAATCAATGGATACTGAGGCAGAGTTTTTGATAAAAAATGCCACTTCTTCAGATGAAACCATCCTAACTGCCTATGCCACTAGTGAAGCACAAGTAGGAAATCATAGCATAGTGGTAAATCAATTGGCAAAGGTAGAAAAAGAAGTCCACACCAATGGAGAGGCAAGTCAAGACACAGTAGTGAATAATAGTGGAGGAGACTTGACCTTTAAATATCAATATGCAGGAGGTTCAATCATAACTGTTACTGTGCCTGACCAAACTACATTAAGTGGATTAAAAGACCTTATAAACAATGACCCAAATAATCCAGGAGTTACTGCCTCTATTCTTTATGATGGGACAAATTATCATTTAGTATTAACAGGAAATGACATGGGGGCAAACAATACTATTGTAATTGACCCTGACAGCACAGCCACTCTTACAAACTACCAAAATGGTAGTTTTACAGAGAGTCAAACTGCATCTAATGCCCAGATTCGGGTAGATGGCTATCCGCCAGATCCTGACTGGATTGAGAGAACCACTAATGAGATAAATGATGTAATTGAAGGGGTCACACTTTCCCTAAAAAATACGGGAACAGCCTCAATTACCATTTCTATAGATAAAGATAGTATTACAGAAAAAGTAAATGAATGGCTGGATGCCTTTAATGAAGTTAGAAGTGTTATTAAACAATATACATATTATGACCCTGATAGTGGTGAAGCTGGCGTATTAAATGGAAATTATGCTACTCAGATTGTTAAAAGCAGGCTTGATAGGATTGTGGTTGAAAATCAACCAGGATTTTTGGATGGAGAAGAAACTTATATAAATCTCTCACAATTAGGTTTTTATACTGATACCCAAGAAGGCTCAGAAACTCAAGGACTTTTGCTTTTAGATGAATCTGTATTTAATGATGCCTTAAATGACCATCCTGAAGCATTAGCTGAAGTTTTTTCTGCAAATTTTGAGGCAGTAACAAATGACAATCAAATAACTTATTATAGCCATACTACAAATACCAAACCTGGTATTTATGAAGTAGAAATAGATATAGACAATGCTCGGGGACGTTTTAAACCGCAAGGAGAAGACTGGCATCCTTGGGTAGCATTAGAAGGTAGCCCTGGAGATTATTACCTAACCGGGGAGTCAGGCTATAAAGAAGAAGGTTTGGCACTTCATATTACTTATTCCTCAGGTAGTCATACTGCACAGATTAGATTAAAAAATGGGGTGGCAACTGAGCTTTCTAGAGAACTGAAAGATTTGACTTCTGCCTCTTCTGGTCCATTTAATATTATAGATGAACACTATAATGAAATTATTGAAAGTTTTGAACAAAAAATAGAAAGACAAGAAAAATATTTAGAACAATACGAAAACAGGCTTAGAGAGTCTTTTAGCAGACTTGAGGCATTCCTTTCTCGTATGGACACACTTAGTTCATATCTTACCCAGCTTGCCTCGCAAGCTACTAATAATCAACAATATTAA
- a CDS encoding glycosyltransferase family protein — MPLNILTFNWHEPYICLLAKTGHLFEVVLRLKGGRKEWLVEQRPVPENIILISEEHALRKCYCHFYDIIICQNIDDLLLVKDIEIPKILIFHNKLSTEIALGGNTISKENYLKQLKLLIEQSEPIKLLFISQTKKMDWGLEGHVITPGIDPNEFENYQGHWPKVLRVGNFLKERDIMMGFSLQEEILKGIPSTILGLNPTLPNARFSRSFEDLKKNYSRHRLYLNTTVEDYEDGYNLATLEAMATGMPIVSIANRTSPIIDGVNGYISDNIEYLRERIRMLLMDKGLAKQIGKEARNTVVEKFGIKEFLEKWNEVIEDSVNNGKRLKAENDKGLKVLLSYTSNPQTTAAYIEKAMRKICDVITYGPSISKETLIRWNLLAIEDKVKGHQIPFIDGDLKKVFKQLPLGWKPDVFLYIDTGISYPLINLDAIKCIKSCYLIDTHLKLEKHIEIAKNFDVVFIAQKADVKRFKERGIKNVFWIPLACDPEIHGKKTNNKLYDIGFVGSLTDPKRVELLDKLKRRFNLYYERCFLERMAEVFSQSKIVFNKSIKNDLNMRVFEAMASGSMLLTDEAKGSGLTEMFQDRKHLVIYRDEKELFELADYYLRNDDEREKIAKQGMTKVLDRHTYAHRVQEMINIIKDRNNAKEEIRILGNSKDKITSDAIREPLDIDYYRQERKDVEALIPKEARRILDVGCGEGILGKRLLEKGVKEVVGVEIEQAVCEKARENLSIVICGNIEEIDLPFEEKYFDCIVFADILEHLKDPLSVVKKLKKHLKDSGVVVASIPNVRYYQVINMLVDGYWTYGDYGILDRTHLRFFTKKEILALFKNAGFEITTIAGNVDPKYYTVCNSTQAEISFGRISLKDLSSEEIKDLFVFQYLIKARQETAQWSSAVGGQKFREANLWSKR; from the coding sequence ATGCCATTAAATATACTTACTTTTAATTGGCATGAACCTTATATTTGCCTTTTAGCCAAAACAGGCCATCTTTTTGAAGTGGTCTTACGGCTGAAAGGAGGACGAAAGGAGTGGTTAGTTGAACAACGGCCTGTCCCGGAAAACATAATATTAATCTCTGAAGAACATGCTTTAAGGAAGTGCTATTGTCATTTCTACGACATAATCATTTGTCAAAATATTGACGACCTATTATTGGTAAAAGACATTGAAATTCCCAAAATACTCATCTTTCACAACAAGCTTTCTACTGAAATTGCCTTAGGAGGAAACACTATATCTAAAGAAAATTACCTAAAACAGCTAAAACTACTTATTGAGCAAAGTGAACCCATTAAACTTTTGTTTATCTCTCAAACAAAGAAAATGGATTGGGGACTTGAAGGTCATGTGATAACCCCTGGTATTGACCCCAACGAATTTGAAAACTACCAGGGACACTGGCCAAAGGTGTTAAGGGTAGGAAATTTCTTAAAAGAAAGAGATATAATGATGGGCTTTAGTCTTCAAGAAGAGATATTAAAAGGGATTCCTTCTACCATCTTAGGGCTAAATCCCACTCTCCCTAATGCTCGTTTTAGCAGAAGTTTTGAGGACTTAAAAAAGAATTATAGTAGACATAGACTTTATTTAAATACTACAGTAGAAGATTATGAGGATGGATATAACCTGGCTACCCTTGAGGCCATGGCTACTGGAATGCCTATAGTCTCTATAGCAAATAGGACATCTCCCATTATTGATGGGGTAAATGGATATATCTCAGATAATATTGAGTATCTGAGAGAAAGAATCAGAATGCTTCTGATGGATAAAGGGCTTGCTAAGCAAATAGGTAAAGAAGCAAGAAATACTGTAGTGGAAAAATTTGGGATAAAGGAATTCCTTGAAAAATGGAATGAGGTCATTGAAGACTCAGTAAATAATGGAAAAAGGTTAAAGGCTGAAAATGACAAAGGGTTAAAGGTTTTACTCAGTTACACTTCTAATCCCCAGACAACGGCTGCCTATATAGAAAAGGCAATGAGAAAAATTTGTGATGTCATTACTTACGGCCCTTCTATAAGTAAAGAGACATTAATTAGATGGAATCTGCTTGCCATTGAAGATAAAGTAAAGGGGCATCAAATACCCTTTATAGATGGAGATTTAAAAAAGGTATTTAAGCAGTTACCTTTGGGATGGAAACCAGATGTCTTTTTATATATTGATACGGGTATTTCTTATCCTCTGATAAACTTGGATGCCATTAAATGTATTAAGTCTTGTTATTTGATAGATACCCATCTTAAACTCGAAAAACATATTGAAATTGCAAAGAATTTTGATGTGGTGTTTATTGCTCAAAAGGCAGATGTTAAAAGATTTAAAGAAAGAGGTATAAAGAATGTGTTTTGGATACCCCTTGCTTGTGACCCTGAGATACATGGAAAGAAGACCAACAATAAACTTTATGACATAGGCTTTGTGGGAAGCCTGACAGACCCAAAGAGGGTGGAGCTTCTTGATAAACTTAAACGGAGATTCAATCTCTATTATGAAAGATGTTTTCTTGAAAGGATGGCAGAAGTCTTTTCCCAATCAAAAATAGTATTTAATAAATCCATAAAGAATGACTTAAACATGAGAGTGTTTGAGGCCATGGCATCCGGCAGTATGCTCCTTACCGATGAGGCGAAAGGAAGCGGACTGACAGAGATGTTTCAAGATAGAAAGCACCTGGTGATATATAGGGATGAAAAAGAACTCTTTGAACTTGCTGATTACTACCTCAGAAATGATGATGAGAGGGAAAAAATAGCAAAACAGGGCATGACAAAGGTATTGGACAGGCATACCTATGCACACAGGGTACAGGAAATGATAAATATTATAAAGGATAGGAATAACGCCAAGGAGGAAATAAGGATATTAGGTAATTCGAAAGACAAAATAACAAGTGATGCCATAAGAGAGCCTCTTGACATAGACTACTACCGCCAGGAACGAAAAGATGTAGAGGCTCTTATTCCTAAAGAAGCGAGGAGGATTCTGGATGTGGGTTGTGGAGAAGGCATCCTGGGAAAGAGGCTTTTAGAAAAGGGAGTAAAAGAGGTGGTTGGTGTAGAAATTGAACAGGCGGTATGTGAGAAGGCCAGAGAAAACCTCTCAATCGTTATATGTGGTAACATAGAAGAAATAGACCTTCCCTTTGAGGAAAAATATTTTGATTGCATAGTCTTTGCCGATATATTAGAGCATTTAAAAGACCCCCTTTCTGTAGTAAAAAAACTCAAAAAACACCTTAAAGATTCAGGTGTGGTTGTAGCGAGTATCCCGAATGTCAGATATTATCAGGTCATAAATATGCTAGTAGATGGATATTGGACATATGGAGATTACGGTATCCTAGATAGAACTCATTTGAGATTCTTTACCAAAAAAGAAATACTGGCCCTTTTTAAGAATGCCGGTTTTGAAATAACAACAATAGCAGGTAATGTTGACCCCAAATACTATACTGTTTGCAATTCTACCCAAGCAGAAATATCCTTTGGCAGAATTTCCCTTAAAGACTTGTCATCTGAGGAAATAAAGGACTTATTTGTGTTTCAATATCTGATAAAG
- a CDS encoding glycosyltransferase family 9 protein: MKQEILVIQLARLGDLVQSIPLIMDLKDKNTHITILCQSKLAFLARKIKGIDEVISLPWDDVQRNFDYTQFYELFKKKYSIVFNLNHSLITALIAKGLCNGEVVGNFFESGMVKRNLWLDFIRCLCLNRKFSPFNLVDIFRYLVSKKQKLIYPMIDIDSSPCNKQSPFIVFLLGAGAEKRRWPITNFIQLSEILKKDFKIVLVGSKGEKLLSKVFSHRSKADFMDLVGKLDLLELCKVLKSASLVIGSDTGPLHLAAVLGVRTLGLFFGPAWVHETGPYGNGHFVFQAEMPCSPCLDKSPCRHYSCRKSITPELVASKVYEIIDKKQMTIKMPDFLNLYVSHYDGKTTHYLSQKADNEQAIRMLYRDVINALFGILNSKKIKISKWLLKEIENQFYLVTHDFLLPSNSMFIPLFHFLNQFEREERKMLLNKIFNHLWEKLSNEPRAFSQKSFSF; the protein is encoded by the coding sequence ATGAAACAAGAAATATTAGTAATTCAACTTGCCAGATTGGGAGATTTGGTACAAAGCATCCCTTTAATAATGGACCTAAAAGACAAAAATACCCATATAACCATACTTTGCCAAAGTAAACTAGCTTTTCTAGCAAGGAAAATTAAAGGAATAGATGAAGTAATTTCCCTTCCTTGGGACGATGTTCAGAGAAATTTTGACTATACACAATTCTATGAGTTATTTAAGAAAAAATACTCCATAGTGTTTAATCTCAACCACTCTCTAATAACTGCCTTGATAGCAAAAGGATTGTGTAATGGGGAAGTAGTGGGAAACTTTTTTGAATCAGGTATGGTAAAAAGGAATTTGTGGTTGGATTTCATCCGTTGCCTTTGTTTAAATAGGAAATTTAGTCCTTTTAACTTAGTAGATATATTTCGCTATTTAGTTTCCAAAAAGCAGAAATTGATTTATCCTATGATTGATATTGATTCTTCTCCTTGTAATAAACAATCTCCTTTTATAGTGTTTTTATTAGGGGCAGGGGCGGAAAAAAGAAGGTGGCCTATAACTAATTTTATTCAACTTTCAGAAATTTTAAAAAAAGATTTTAAGATAGTCCTAGTTGGAAGTAAAGGAGAAAAATTGCTTTCTAAAGTATTTAGCCATCGCTCTAAAGCTGATTTTATGGATTTAGTTGGGAAATTAGACCTACTTGAGCTCTGTAAGGTGTTAAAAAGTGCCAGCCTGGTTATTGGCTCTGACACCGGTCCATTACATCTTGCTGCTGTCTTAGGAGTTAGGACTTTAGGGCTGTTTTTTGGTCCTGCCTGGGTGCATGAGACCGGCCCTTATGGTAATGGTCATTTTGTGTTTCAAGCAGAGATGCCTTGCAGCCCTTGTTTAGACAAAAGTCCTTGTAGGCATTATTCTTGCAGAAAGTCAATAACACCTGAATTAGTGGCAAGCAAGGTTTATGAAATTATAGATAAAAAACAAATGACCATAAAGATGCCTGATTTTTTAAATCTTTATGTATCTCACTATGATGGCAAGACCACCCATTATTTGAGTCAAAAGGCTGATAATGAACAGGCTATTAGAATGCTTTATAGAGATGTAATAAATGCACTATTTGGTATTCTAAATTCTAAAAAAATAAAAATATCAAAATGGTTATTAAAAGAGATAGAAAATCAATTCTACTTAGTTACCCATGACTTTCTTTTACCCTCTAATTCTATGTTTATCCCTCTTTTTCACTTTCTAAATCAGTTTGAGAGGGAAGAGAGAAAAATGCTTTTAAATAAAATCTTTAATCATCTTTGGGAGAAATTATCAAATGAGCCGAGGGCTTTTTCACAAAAATCTTTCTCTTTTTAA
- the fliS gene encoding flagellar export chaperone FliS, with amino-acid sequence MLKVYRNVQIETADRLQIVILLYEGAIEFIKKAQDCIKNKDIPAKNLYVSKAQDIILTLNDTLNMKAGGEIAQNLRRLYLFMNRYLLECSFQNNEKKLERLIKMLKRLKEAWVAIRKPKLSPSA; translated from the coding sequence ATGCTTAAAGTTTATAGAAATGTTCAAATAGAAACTGCAGATAGATTACAGATTGTGATTCTGCTTTATGAAGGGGCAATAGAATTTATAAAAAAGGCACAAGATTGTATAAAAAATAAGGACATTCCTGCAAAGAACCTATATGTATCTAAAGCTCAGGATATCATATTGACCCTAAATGATACCCTTAATATGAAAGCAGGGGGAGAAATCGCCCAAAATTTAAGGAGACTTTATCTTTTTATGAATAGGTATCTGCTTGAATGTAGCTTTCAAAACAATGAAAAAAAATTGGAGAGATTGATAAAAATGCTTAAAAGGCTTAAAGAGGCATGGGTAGCTATAAGAAAGCCAAAATTAAGCCCTTCTGCTTAA
- a CDS encoding glycosyltransferase family 9 protein produces MKILVINLMRFGDIIQSEPLLRGLKKRYPGAKIHLLVYSSFASATALIPHVDRVHIINLVRMSGLVNLGKRVLPFVFAYLINLFHKLRDERFDLIVNITPSNIGGLTATLCHGKEIYGGYINQKGLRVINNPWARYFYIVSEVRNCNNINLVDLFMKEGRLNDSFKSLKLKVDESHKKEIQKLLDEKAHYRVALHLGASRENRSWPPENFAEVARILKKELDIQFILLGTPQEKVLAERFLKYFSLDCLNLVGKTDLKVLAAILSQVNLLVCNDTGPMHVACGVGTKVISTFLATANPYETGPYGEGHLVIEPEIPCHPCDYEVECKHYYCHRVITPDVVAKLAKHILIGEPLSTDFKGIRVFYSRFSNDGMLELFPIKPLDWTIERFVMLLWRAFFPAYLEGKSIDIEDMLDKIEQYFGKEVIRKKYLEIKRQIDILDELNFFAKNGEYYSKKIIEHLEMGNFLFVSNWLNLLKETDDYIRAWGHRNPAWKGLTEFFFLERLSVEEGDIKEMAEKNKQCYLRLMEQTRGFMELIKNCLKEVYHDCYSEWKGNVCFSCLGKS; encoded by the coding sequence ATGAAGATACTGGTCATAAACCTTATGAGATTTGGAGATATTATTCAATCAGAGCCTCTTTTAAGAGGACTTAAAAAAAGATACCCTGGGGCCAAAATACATCTACTAGTATACAGCAGCTTTGCGTCTGCCACTGCTCTCATTCCTCATGTTGATAGAGTTCATATTATAAATCTAGTCAGAATGTCCGGACTGGTAAATCTTGGAAAAAGGGTCTTACCCTTTGTTTTCGCATACCTTATAAATTTATTTCATAAACTAAGAGATGAACGGTTTGATTTAATAGTAAATATAACTCCCTCTAATATCGGCGGCTTAACTGCCACTCTTTGTCATGGAAAGGAGATTTATGGAGGTTATATCAATCAAAAAGGGCTCCGGGTGATTAATAATCCCTGGGCACGGTATTTTTACATAGTAAGTGAGGTCAGGAATTGTAATAACATCAATCTGGTAGATTTATTTATGAAGGAAGGAAGATTAAATGATTCTTTCAAATCACTAAAGCTAAAAGTAGATGAATCTCACAAGAAGGAGATTCAAAAGCTGTTAGATGAGAAGGCACATTATCGAGTGGCCTTGCATCTGGGTGCTTCCAGAGAAAATAGGTCTTGGCCTCCTGAGAATTTTGCCGAGGTTGCTAGGATACTTAAAAAGGAATTGGACATCCAATTCATATTACTGGGAACACCTCAGGAAAAGGTGCTGGCAGAGAGGTTTCTAAAATATTTTTCCTTAGACTGCCTCAATCTTGTGGGAAAGACGGATTTGAAAGTCCTAGCTGCAATCTTATCACAAGTTAACCTCTTAGTTTGTAATGATACTGGTCCTATGCATGTTGCTTGTGGAGTAGGCACAAAGGTAATATCAACCTTTTTAGCCACTGCCAATCCCTATGAAACGGGGCCTTATGGAGAAGGTCACTTGGTCATTGAGCCTGAAATACCATGCCATCCTTGTGATTATGAGGTAGAATGCAAACATTACTATTGTCACCGGGTGATAACACCTGATGTAGTAGCAAAATTGGCAAAGCATATTCTTATAGGTGAACCACTTTCTACTGATTTTAAAGGTATTAGGGTTTTTTATTCTCGATTTTCAAATGATGGTATGCTTGAGCTCTTTCCCATAAAACCACTTGATTGGACTATAGAGAGATTTGTTATGTTGCTTTGGAGGGCATTTTTCCCTGCTTATCTTGAAGGAAAGAGTATAGATATAGAAGATATGCTGGATAAAATTGAGCAATATTTTGGGAAGGAGGTAATAAGAAAAAAATATTTAGAAATCAAAAGACAAATTGACATATTAGATGAACTAAATTTTTTTGCCAAAAATGGCGAATATTATAGTAAAAAGATAATAGAACATCTAGAAATGGGAAATTTTTTGTTTGTCTCAAACTGGTTAAATCTGTTAAAGGAGACAGATGATTATATTAGGGCCTGGGGCCATCGGAACCCTGCTTGGAAGGGACTTACTGAGTTTTTCTTTCTGGAAAGACTTTCTGTAGAAGAAGGTGATATAAAAGAGATGGCTGAAAAAAACAAACAATGCTATCTCAGGCTTATGGAACAAACTAGGGGATTTATGGAGTTGATAAAAAATTGTTTAAAGGAGGTATATCATGATTGCTACAGTGAATGGAAGGGAAATGTCTGTTTCTCCTGCCTTGGAAAATCTTGA
- a CDS encoding CgeB family protein, whose translation MSRGLFHKNLSLFKKREKRLFELVVSTHLPSNFHIFNTKSGEPTLKVGEISFHSLKSPSKTEKENIKEWAKKINISPNQDIFVFGLGLFYHIEQIASFFPENKIVVYEPDPRFLRAILEYRDLSDITDKIEIKIGSLIPLDLDFHYFHPPSLRFHSKFMSVIRKNKKIKKGVLPPLRLKILVVGPIYGGSFPIASYVANAFKKMNYQTEYVDCSIFKPLYEKIQENVLKEENKLELLKYLNYLLSQYCLAKAADFSPHLLMAVAQAPLLNQTIEEMKKNGIVTCFWFVENYKILTYWKNTAPYYDFYFTIQRDKFFEELENIGVKNYHYLPVAADPDIHRPLELSIEEKKRYGSQISFLGAGYYNRRKLFSRFLGMDFKIWGTEWENSGPLIKHLQEGGRRLPPEECVKVYNASKINLNLHSSFTAKGIEKDGDFLNPRTFELASCQAFQLVDSRRYLSEHFAIGDEIICFSEDEQLVSLVDYYLKNPQEIKRISENAYKRVQKEHTYVHRMEGLIETIWKKPPLRWIKETEDEKISREKLIAVASKDKDLMHFISSFPLDADLSLDEIVSQIDIGKYELKEYEIIFLLMKEFKKEFSKAL comes from the coding sequence ATGAGCCGAGGGCTTTTTCACAAAAATCTTTCTCTTTTTAAAAAAAGAGAAAAAAGACTTTTTGAATTAGTTGTTTCTACCCATTTACCTTCTAATTTTCACATATTTAATACCAAATCAGGTGAACCTACACTTAAAGTAGGAGAAATTTCCTTTCACAGTCTTAAATCACCATCTAAAACCGAAAAGGAAAACATAAAAGAGTGGGCAAAAAAAATCAACATTTCTCCTAATCAAGACATTTTTGTATTTGGCCTGGGATTGTTTTATCATATAGAACAAATAGCCTCTTTTTTTCCTGAAAACAAAATAGTAGTCTATGAACCTGACCCTAGGTTTTTAAGGGCCATATTAGAATATCGCGATTTAAGTGATATTACTGATAAAATAGAGATTAAGATAGGAAGTCTAATTCCTTTAGATTTAGATTTTCATTATTTCCATCCTCCTTCACTGAGATTTCACTCAAAATTTATGTCCGTTATAAGAAAAAACAAAAAGATAAAAAAAGGTGTTCTTCCTCCGCTAAGGCTCAAGATATTAGTTGTAGGGCCTATCTATGGTGGCAGTTTCCCTATTGCATCTTATGTAGCAAATGCCTTTAAAAAAATGAATTATCAGACTGAATATGTGGACTGCTCTATTTTTAAGCCTCTATATGAGAAAATCCAAGAAAATGTGTTAAAAGAGGAAAATAAGTTGGAGCTTTTGAAATACTTGAATTATTTACTCTCTCAATATTGTTTGGCTAAGGCAGCTGACTTTTCCCCACATTTGCTTATGGCTGTGGCTCAAGCCCCTCTTTTAAATCAGACTATAGAAGAAATGAAAAAAAATGGCATTGTAACCTGTTTTTGGTTTGTAGAAAATTATAAAATACTCACATATTGGAAGAATACAGCCCCATATTATGATTTCTATTTTACAATCCAAAGAGACAAATTTTTTGAAGAATTGGAGAATATTGGTGTTAAAAACTACCACTATTTGCCAGTGGCAGCAGACCCTGATATTCACAGACCACTTGAGCTTTCTATAGAAGAAAAAAAGAGGTATGGTTCTCAAATATCATTTTTGGGGGCAGGCTATTATAACCGGAGAAAACTCTTTAGTAGATTTTTAGGAATGGATTTTAAGATATGGGGAACTGAATGGGAAAATAGTGGGCCATTGATTAAACACCTTCAAGAAGGAGGGCGCAGGCTTCCTCCAGAAGAATGTGTAAAGGTTTATAATGCTTCTAAGATTAACTTAAATCTTCATTCTTCTTTTACGGCAAAGGGGATAGAAAAAGATGGTGATTTTTTAAATCCCAGGACTTTTGAACTGGCCTCTTGTCAGGCATTTCAATTGGTAGATTCAAGGAGGTATCTTTCAGAACACTTTGCTATTGGTGATGAGATTATCTGTTTTTCTGAGGATGAACAGTTAGTATCGTTGGTAGACTATTATTTAAAAAATCCGCAGGAAATAAAAAGGATTTCAGAAAATGCCTATAAAAGAGTTCAAAAAGAACATACATATGTGCATCGCATGGAAGGGCTCATTGAAACCATTTGGAAAAAACCTCCTTTAAGATGGATAAAAGAGACAGAGGATGAAAAAATTTCTAGAGAAAAATTAATAGCTGTAGCCTCAAAAGATAAAGATTTAATGCATTTTATATCAAGTTTTCCTTTAGATGCTGATTTATCTTTAGATGAAATTGTCTCTCAAATAGATATAGGAAAATATGAGTTAAAGGAATATGAAATCATTTTTCTCTTAATGAAGGAGTTTAAAAAGGAATTTTCAAAAGCACTATGA
- a CDS encoding CgeB family protein, with translation MPKIGTNLAEKEIVSQSLKRVLDYKKFSSEKPRILIIDTPYFLVKEVISTCYKLNWPIYRLRLSDLEKGSNEFIKRLIWALINFKPDFLLTINHFGFDEEGKLTELLTEFKIPFASWFVDNPFFILKNYQKQISCYLFIFLWDRSYRKILQKNGFENIAILPLATDISRFYPEKSSLNPLASENCQLSFVGNSMIYGIKKERAFLASEHKAIKQAENLGKKIGIKKAKMGERESINFENSFSLNEDQKIHFWALTTWKASQIYRIESLKAISKLGLRVYGDPGWKNFKIFSYYRPLNYYTELPYFFNVSEININITSIQMPEAINQRVFDVSACGSFIITDYQKQLEELFCLKEEIVCFRNKDELFELCKFYLKHPEKRQKKAIKARERVIKEHTYELRLKNMVKEMKRVFG, from the coding sequence ATGCCAAAAATAGGAACAAATCTTGCAGAAAAAGAGATTGTGTCCCAGAGTCTTAAAAGAGTATTGGATTATAAAAAATTTTCTTCAGAAAAACCACGTATTTTAATTATTGATACCCCATACTTTTTGGTCAAGGAGGTAATTTCTACCTGCTATAAGCTTAATTGGCCAATTTATAGGTTAAGGCTTTCTGATTTAGAAAAAGGAAGCAATGAGTTTATAAAAAGGCTTATTTGGGCCTTGATAAATTTTAAACCTGATTTTTTGCTCACTATAAATCATTTTGGATTTGATGAGGAAGGAAAATTAACTGAGCTTTTGACAGAGTTTAAAATCCCTTTTGCCTCTTGGTTTGTAGACAATCCTTTTTTTATTTTGAAAAATTACCAAAAACAGATTTCTTGTTATCTCTTTATCTTTCTTTGGGATAGAAGCTATAGGAAAATTTTGCAAAAAAATGGCTTTGAAAATATAGCCATACTTCCTTTGGCTACAGATATAAGCCGATTTTACCCGGAAAAATCTTCCTTAAATCCCTTAGCTTCAGAAAATTGCCAGTTATCATTTGTAGGAAATTCCATGATATATGGAATAAAAAAGGAAAGGGCCTTTCTGGCCTCAGAGCATAAAGCCATAAAGCAAGCTGAAAATTTGGGTAAAAAGATAGGGATAAAGAAGGCAAAAATGGGGGAAAGAGAATCAATCAATTTTGAAAATAGTTTTTCACTCAATGAAGATCAAAAAATCCACTTTTGGGCACTGACTACATGGAAGGCATCTCAGATTTACAGGATAGAATCTCTGAAGGCCATTTCTAAACTGGGGCTTAGGGTCTATGGAGACCCTGGTTGGAAGAATTTTAAAATTTTTTCATATTATAGACCACTTAATTATTATACTGAACTTCCTTATTTTTTTAATGTAAGTGAAATAAATATCAATATCACTAGTATCCAAATGCCAGAGGCCATAAACCAGAGGGTATTTGATGTATCTGCCTGTGGTTCATTTATTATTACTGATTATCAAAAACAATTAGAAGAGCTTTTTTGTTTAAAAGAGGAAATAGTGTGTTTTAGAAACAAAGATGAGCTTTTTGAATTATGTAAATTCTATTTGAAGCATCCCGAAAAAAGACAGAAAAAAGCCATAAAGGCCAGGGAAAGGGTGATTAAAGAACACACCTATGAGTTGAGACTTAAAAATATGGTAAAAGAGATGAAAAGGGTATTTGGATGA